GCAAAAACTAACCCGTAGGAATGTTATTTGACCTCCATGGATGCTAAAAGACGCAACGGAAATGTTTTGCAACGGGAACGAGCCTTACTTTTGGGCCGGATTTGTGTCATCGTGAGGGGAAGGATTTTATTTCTTGGAACCATTCTTTATATTCTATTTCCGGACAGGGCGCGCAGGAAGACCCTCCGTTTGGAATCTTCGTTGCAAGAAGCTGAAGCCTTCTACCCGGCTCAATTTCGGCTTTGGCAATTACGGCCGTCGAGCCAGCAGCAAACGCAGCCAATCCCCGAGGGGGAACTCCCCTCGGAACTCGTAGCAGCGGGTGTTACTGATTCGTTTGTGGGGTTGGACCTAGTTGGATAGTTTATATTtagacgcacgcacacacactttttccACGGCGGTAAGTTTCCGCCGCCCCTGGCGCACAACTACAACACTACAGTTTTTGCCAACTGCACGGGAATTTCCTCTACCCTCCGAAAGGGAATAGATTTCGATTCCACAGGCGCGTCTAGCTTAGATCTCTAGCAtccccccaaaaaaccacaacCTACGACACAGAGCGACACGGGTACCAAAAATATCACCCTCCCCCGGTTGTTGTGGAAATAGATTTACGGTGGCGCGCGCTGGGTTTCGCATTTGACGGAAACGATCGATAGTTCGATCTCGTCTGATACACGGGCAAGATGCACACTTCCCTTAGTGTTGCACGTGCGCTTGAGTTGGCAACAGTCACGTGCTTCGTGTTTCTTTACCCGGTGAAGTGATAGCTAGCATTACTGTTTAGAAGATTTCCACATAAAATTATTCCACTACCTCTCATCTCCTGTACTAAGCGGTGAGTTGCGGAGTGGAGTAAATGCagatttttccattttccttgCAATCTGCTCCCACTTTCGATTGCGGACGAGGCAGCACTTTCACTCCATCCCGTGGCTGGGTTTGGGCAATAATGCATAATATAATACGTGGGAATGTTCATCTTAACGAGCCGTTGTTTTGGCTGCGATTGTGTTGTGACAAGTAGAAAGACGGTTGAAATATTGGCCGCGCGGCACAATCCAAGTGACCTAAGCGTCCAAAACCCGGcacagggtgtgtgtgtgcaaattaTGAAACAAGATCATCGTACACACTACTATTCCCAGACAACTTTCATTCCGCCGTCCCGCTTGAGCTTTGTGACAGCGTTTAAGTTAacgtaagtttttttttgttgttctctttttccctccccaacagagagtttttgttttatgtgttaTCATACTGCAACATatcatcgaaaaaaaaaaaaaagataagaaGAAACATTTCACTCCGTGTTCTCATACCGGAAAGGCAAGGAAACAATCATCACATCACCGACTTAACATTCGGACGCTAGGCGACGGTCATGGCCACCATCACCACGGCAGCGTCACCGACCTCGAACAGTAGCGCGTCGACCACGTCCGTGTCGCTGCTGCAGCGCCAGTCGAGCAAAAATGCCGACACCGTATCGGTGTGTTCAACCACCAGTGCCTTCTCGACGTGCCCCGACCGGCACGGGTTCTACGGTGGCAACCAGTTTTCGGAAAAACCGAAGAAAGAAACGCTTACGCGGGAGCAGATCATCGCACGCGAAAAGAAATGGATCCACATGACTGCGCACTGGGCAGAATAtatgaacacgaactacaaaAAGGTaattccgtgtgtgtgtgtgtgtgtgtgtgtatgcagcAACCCGGAAACCCTGCTCCTAATACTTTGTCCCTTTTCTACCCCTTTTTCCACAGGTCCGTGAGCGCTGCCGAAAAGGTATCCCGGACGCGCTGCGACAGAAGGCATGGTTTCTGCTGACCGGCGCAAACCATCTGATGGCCAAGTTTCCCGACTGGTACCAGCATCTGCTCGACCAGCCCGGCAATCCGCAGATCATCGACGAAATACGCAAGGATCAGCATCGCCAGTTCCCGCACCACGAGATGTTCATCGACGACGACAAGCCGGGCCAGAAGGAGCTGTTCAACGTGCTGAAAGCGTACTCGGTGTACAATCCGACCGTGGGCTACTGTCAGGCACAGGCCCCGATCGCCGCCTTCCTGCTGATGCAGCTTCCCTCCGAGCAGGCGTTCTGGTGCTTCGTCGCTATTTGTGACAAGTAGGTTACCCTCCGTCATTGTCATTGCTCCATCCAGCCAGAGCAGCACCGCTTACACTTAGCCTTTGTTTCCAAAACCACTCCCCCCTCTTCCAGATACCTCGAAAACTACTTTACACCCGGGCTCGAGATGTTGCAGCGCGACGCGGGCATGCTGAACCGGCTGCTAAAGAAAACGTCCCCGGCCGCTTACCGCCACCTGCAGAAGCACAACGTCGATCCGCTGCTGTACATGACCGACTGGTTCCTGTGTGCGATGACGCGCACGCTGCCCTGGGACACGCTGCTGCGCGTGTGGGACTGCTTCCTTTGCGAAGGGGtgcgaatctttttcaaggTAGCGCTCGTCATCATCGGGGCCACGCTTGGGCCGCAGAAGGTGCGGTCCCAGTGCAACGGGCTGTGCGAAACGCTGGCCGTGCTGCGCTCACCGCCGAAGAAGTTTCTCGAGGAGGATTTCATCATGCACCACATCTTCCGGCTGAACATCACGATCGACGACTTCCACCGGGAGCACAAGAAGCAGGAGATGCTGCACCGGAAGGCAAAGCTGGAACAGCAGAAGGCGGCACAGCAGCagaacggtggtggtggtggatctTCCAACGGGGCTGGCAGGAGCTCGTAGCTTTCGGCAACCCGTGGCCAATAAGACCGCATGGAGAAGGGACGGCAGCTAGTCTAACATGGAGAAACTGCTCCGAACGGTGGGCGAAGCAGTGTATCATCATACCGGCCCCCCCAAAGGGACAGAGTGGGACCTGAGGGGGGCAATAATGTTTGCAATTACGGGCGCTATTCGTCTCATTCGTTTCTTCCACATTTAGCGTGAAATAAGCGCAAACCGATTCGGAAACTATACAGATGTGTTTGCTATGTTTAACAGAACCGTTTATACAAGTAAGTATCTAGTGAAGTAAGATTTGCGATCAACATGGCACCAAAATTTAACATCGCCACGGCGAAATATGTTTAGgaacaaaacaatgcaaaaacaaacaattcgaTCGATAACCGAATTGGCACGGATCCGAAGCCGTGTGCCAAATTTTTGAAACTGATTTCACTCGaaagaagcgaatgaagcaaaaattgtgaaacaaaaaccccgaACGCAACGCACGCGGACGTTGCAATGCAGATTTATAGTACAATTTTATatctatttaaaaaagaaaggaacgtAAAACACTCGTATTCTAAAGCAcctaaaacacacaaacagtcCAGCTATAAAGGCGTTAGGCGTTAATTATTAGCACGAAGGTACGAAACGACCGTCGAACGTTTGAGAGGGAAACAGTTCCAAAAGCAGAACGgcaatcgacacacacacacaccggacagcttggtgtgtgttgtgtgtcctTTCTTCATTCCATCTTAAGCATCGTAACGAACCGTTTTCTATCGCAAGTTTTGCACAGATGTTTAACATTACTACGTTTGAATGCAATAAGATCAGTTAACCGGATAAGAGGTGTGTAAAGTGTATGCGCGGATCATTTGTAGCGGATCATCTACACACCCGGTTTGTTGTAGCAAATGAATAGTTTAACAAAAGAGAATCAATAGGGAATACAACCTCTCCTACCGCccccgcagcagcagtatgtgcaacaacaaaaattaacAGTGTTGAATGTATTCGTTTCTATATTGCGCGTATATCAACGTATATTTAACATTTATCATCGTTTAGCAAATCGCACAAAGTTAGAGTTATTAATCAAGCGTACCGTTCACCACACCGCAACTGTAAAGAAGCCactctactactactactactactactactactgcttcTTGCTAGCTCTCGAATGAAGAAGGTGTAGAACTTTAGTCAGGTTAGTGAACAATTACCTACCAAGATTATGCTGTGCGCGATGCCGGAAGGGTGCGAATCGAAGCCAACAATTTCAACAACACGAC
This is a stretch of genomic DNA from Anopheles merus strain MAF chromosome 2R, AmerM5.1, whole genome shotgun sequence. It encodes these proteins:
- the LOC121591122 gene encoding TBC1 domain family member whacked, yielding MATITTAASPTSNSSASTTSVSLLQRQSSKNADTVSVCSTTSAFSTCPDRHGFYGGNQFSEKPKKETLTREQIIAREKKWIHMTAHWAEYMNTNYKKVRERCRKGIPDALRQKAWFLLTGANHLMAKFPDWYQHLLDQPGNPQIIDEIRKDQHRQFPHHEMFIDDDKPGQKELFNVLKAYSVYNPTVGYCQAQAPIAAFLLMQLPSEQAFWCFVAICDKYLENYFTPGLEMLQRDAGMLNRLLKKTSPAAYRHLQKHNVDPLLYMTDWFLCAMTRTLPWDTLLRVWDCFLCEGVRIFFKVALVIIGATLGPQKVRSQCNGLCETLAVLRSPPKKFLEEDFIMHHIFRLNITIDDFHREHKKQEMLHRKAKLEQQKAAQQQNGGGGGSSNGAGRSS